In Haloarcula sp. H-GB4, a single genomic region encodes these proteins:
- a CDS encoding RNA-binding domain-containing protein has protein sequence MSAVYSVDIRIEAPVNDTEVTDRVADAVRNLFPKADPTHQQGALVAEVHTMDGFSELLHRREILDTARSVFFDNLEGDTFAFDVKKQAAFEGRINFAVGDPSELGDIHVNVTVNEPTAEEYIDYVAPPTEDGQPVYDDNT, from the coding sequence ATGAGCGCCGTCTACTCCGTCGACATCCGAATCGAAGCCCCCGTCAACGACACCGAAGTAACCGACCGGGTCGCCGACGCAGTCCGGAACCTCTTCCCGAAGGCTGACCCGACCCACCAGCAGGGCGCACTCGTCGCGGAGGTACACACGATGGACGGGTTCTCCGAGCTGCTCCACCGGCGAGAAATTCTGGACACAGCCCGGTCGGTCTTCTTCGACAATCTGGAGGGTGACACTTTCGCGTTCGACGTGAAAAAGCAGGCAGCGTTCGAGGGGCGAATCAATTTCGCGGTCGGTGACCCTTCAGAACTGGGCGACATCCATGTGAACGTGACCGTCAACGAACCGACCGCCGAGGAGTACATCGACTATGTCGCGCCGCCAACCGAGGACGGACAGCCGGTCTACGACGACAACACATGA
- a CDS encoding V-type ATP synthase subunit I gives MLRPEKMCRVSVTGSKRAMEQTIEAVHDLDMLHVTEYDGSWDGFEPGNSLAGTNDVSDKLVTVRSLQSILDVSEEDAGPTRVVTDEAIEEQLDEVRTAVNELDDRRDDVRDELRAVEDQINTMAPFVSLGIDLDLLRGYDSLSVVVGEGDSDEIEAVLTESDIGTFELFTEDGVTAVFAQADEDTLQDALVGATFSRLEVPEGDGDPTSYLEELEHEKQQLESKLSTVEDELDELRLDHAGFLLAAEEKLAIEAQKGEAPLTFATTENAFIAEGWIPNERYEAFERALSSAVGDAVDIDRIEIAEYDSEGHAESHEEVEREGGNGGEPVGSSVDAPEPESESQPQETVADGGVITMGDDAPPVIQDNPSGVRPFEDLVEVVNRPKYGEFDPTVAFFLTFPAFFGFMIGDFGYGLLYLALGYGLYSKADSDVLKSLGGVGMWAGGFTALFGVLYGEVFGLHQLGEIVWGGHPPMHKGLQPSYSGYALAWLTMSLLAGTVHLAAGWIFDFIENLSHGLWDAVTESGSWLLMLFGLWAWVFSGANGAAPDFLYTAEAGVFAGNPYAWGFTGLPAINLFTIPGLGAPFSAWLILFFAGLVLLALADPIEVVEFLNVLVNVLSYTRLAAVLLAKAGMAFVVNLLFFGAYSHHGEFHFLIGHGPEWAISEYGAEAIMFPGLIHSGIAAALVGVLILVIGHLLVLVLGITSAGLQGVRLEYVEFFGKFFEGGGKRYNPFGYERNYTTED, from the coding sequence ATGCTCAGACCTGAGAAGATGTGCCGCGTCTCGGTGACGGGGTCGAAACGCGCGATGGAGCAGACTATTGAGGCCGTCCACGACCTCGATATGCTCCACGTCACCGAGTATGATGGCTCTTGGGACGGATTCGAGCCGGGCAACTCGCTTGCCGGAACCAACGATGTTTCGGACAAGCTCGTCACGGTTCGCTCGCTGCAGTCCATTCTGGATGTCAGTGAGGAGGACGCCGGCCCGACCCGAGTTGTCACCGACGAGGCGATCGAGGAGCAACTCGATGAGGTTCGGACAGCAGTCAACGAACTCGACGACCGGCGCGACGATGTCCGGGACGAACTCCGGGCCGTCGAGGACCAGATCAACACGATGGCGCCGTTCGTCTCACTAGGCATCGACCTCGACCTGCTCCGTGGCTACGACTCGCTGTCAGTCGTCGTCGGCGAGGGTGACAGCGACGAGATCGAAGCCGTCCTTACAGAGAGCGACATCGGGACGTTCGAGCTGTTCACCGAGGACGGCGTCACCGCTGTGTTCGCACAGGCTGACGAAGACACCTTGCAGGATGCACTCGTCGGGGCGACGTTCTCTCGGCTCGAAGTGCCTGAGGGCGACGGCGATCCGACGTCATATCTCGAAGAGCTCGAACACGAGAAACAACAGCTCGAATCGAAGCTCTCGACCGTTGAGGACGAACTCGACGAACTCCGCCTTGACCACGCTGGCTTTCTTCTCGCGGCCGAAGAGAAACTGGCTATCGAGGCGCAGAAGGGCGAAGCGCCGCTCACCTTCGCGACGACGGAAAACGCCTTCATTGCTGAGGGCTGGATTCCGAACGAGCGCTACGAGGCGTTCGAGCGGGCTCTTTCGAGCGCCGTCGGCGATGCTGTCGACATCGACCGAATCGAAATCGCCGAGTACGATAGCGAGGGTCACGCGGAGTCTCACGAAGAAGTCGAGCGCGAAGGCGGCAACGGCGGTGAACCCGTCGGCAGTTCCGTCGACGCCCCCGAGCCGGAGAGTGAGAGCCAACCGCAGGAAACCGTCGCTGACGGCGGCGTTATCACGATGGGTGACGACGCCCCACCAGTTATTCAGGACAACCCAAGCGGTGTCCGGCCCTTCGAGGATCTTGTCGAAGTCGTCAACCGACCGAAGTACGGCGAGTTCGACCCGACAGTCGCTTTCTTCCTGACGTTCCCGGCCTTCTTCGGGTTCATGATCGGTGACTTCGGTTACGGGCTGCTGTACCTAGCGCTGGGCTATGGGCTGTACTCGAAGGCCGACAGTGACGTGTTGAAGAGCCTCGGTGGTGTCGGTATGTGGGCTGGTGGGTTCACCGCGCTGTTCGGTGTGCTGTACGGCGAAGTCTTCGGGCTCCACCAGCTCGGTGAAATCGTCTGGGGCGGTCACCCGCCGATGCACAAGGGGCTCCAGCCGTCCTACTCCGGCTATGCGCTGGCTTGGCTGACGATGAGCCTGCTCGCCGGGACAGTTCATCTCGCCGCGGGTTGGATCTTCGATTTCATCGAGAACCTGAGTCACGGCCTCTGGGACGCTGTCACCGAGAGCGGGTCTTGGCTGCTGATGCTGTTCGGCCTCTGGGCGTGGGTGTTCTCCGGCGCAAACGGCGCAGCGCCTGACTTCCTCTACACTGCCGAGGCAGGTGTCTTCGCCGGGAATCCGTACGCGTGGGGCTTCACAGGACTGCCAGCGATAAACCTCTTCACGATTCCGGGACTGGGTGCGCCGTTCTCGGCGTGGCTCATCCTCTTCTTCGCCGGCCTCGTGTTGCTGGCACTCGCCGACCCTATCGAGGTCGTCGAGTTCCTCAACGTGCTGGTGAACGTTCTGTCGTACACACGACTGGCCGCTGTGCTGCTGGCCAAGGCAGGGATGGCTTTCGTTGTCAACCTGCTGTTCTTCGGAGCCTACTCACACCACGGTGAGTTCCATTTCCTCATCGGGCACGGGCCTGAATGGGCAATCTCTGAATACGGCGCGGAAGCGATCATGTTCCCTGGGCTCATCCACTCCGGGATCGCCGCTGCGCTGGTCGGGGTCCTCATTCTGGTGATCGGTCACCTGCTTGTGTTGGTGCTCGGTATCACCAGTGCCGGACTGCAAGGCGTCCGACTTGAGTATGTGGAGTTCTTCGGCAAGTTCTTTGAAGGCGGCGGGAAGCGGTACAACCCGTTCGGCTACGAACGTAACTACACGACTGAGGACTGA
- a CDS encoding F0F1 ATP synthase subunit C, translating into MIETIALLVNAVLQEGTASAPAIPASAGAALAVGLAALGSGYAERGIGAAAVGAIAEDESMFGRGLILTVLPETLVILALVVVFVV; encoded by the coding sequence ATGATCGAAACCATCGCACTCCTTGTTAACGCAGTACTGCAGGAAGGTACCGCCAGTGCTCCAGCTATTCCGGCTTCAGCCGGCGCAGCACTCGCAGTCGGACTCGCCGCGCTCGGCTCGGGGTATGCGGAACGTGGGATCGGGGCCGCCGCCGTCGGCGCAATCGCAGAAGACGAGAGCATGTTCGGCCGCGGGCTTATCCTGACAGTCCTGCCGGAAACGCTCGTCATTCTCGCGCTTGTCGTCGTCTTCGTCGTCTAA
- a CDS encoding HAD family hydrolase: protein MTTTICFDLDDTVVHYPEPYKNIIQRTVEAHGIEYTDEVRAVSKEAFYTAFEALEPNPYRQSMAAVVEAVGADVDLDTLVETLRETEFASTTVPEAARDSLTALAADNQLAIVTNGIREWQVAKLDHHGLTDLFDLFVASYEVGAHKPDSAPFDRVREELPADEYVMVGNEYETDVEGARNAGFVPIHYESGDGGGPDLWDSIDALV from the coding sequence ATGACGACGACCATCTGTTTCGACCTCGACGACACGGTCGTCCACTATCCGGAGCCGTACAAGAATATCATCCAGAGAACAGTCGAGGCCCACGGTATCGAGTATACGGACGAGGTCCGGGCCGTTAGCAAGGAGGCGTTCTACACGGCCTTCGAGGCGCTGGAGCCAAACCCGTACCGCCAGTCGATGGCCGCCGTCGTGGAGGCGGTCGGGGCGGACGTGGACCTCGACACGCTGGTCGAGACGCTCAGGGAGACCGAGTTCGCGTCGACGACCGTCCCCGAGGCGGCCCGGGACAGCCTGACCGCACTTGCCGCCGACAATCAGCTCGCAATTGTCACCAACGGTATCCGGGAATGGCAGGTCGCCAAGCTCGACCACCACGGGCTGACCGACCTGTTCGACCTCTTTGTTGCCTCCTACGAGGTCGGCGCGCACAAGCCCGACAGCGCTCCGTTCGACCGGGTCCGGGAGGAGCTTCCGGCCGACGAGTACGTGATGGTCGGCAACGAGTACGAAACCGATGTCGAGGGCGCACGCAACGCGGGCTTCGTGCCGATTCACTACGAGTCGGGCGACGGCGGCGGGCCAGACCTCTGGGATTCTATCGACGCGCTGGTGTAG
- a CDS encoding V-type ATP synthase subunit E, with protein MSLQTVVEDIRDEARARAQEISDAADERAEEIIADAEADADQIREERETEVERTIEQEREQRLSSAKLEAKQARLNARRDILEDVHGDVEDALAALEGDRREELTRALLDAAVDEFDDSDELSVSGRASDQSLLEDILDDYDSATYAGERDCLGGVVVESNESRVRVNNTFDSILEDVWEDNLKAISDRLFEDQ; from the coding sequence ATGAGCCTTCAAACAGTCGTAGAGGACATCCGCGACGAGGCCCGCGCGCGTGCTCAGGAGATTAGCGACGCGGCCGACGAACGTGCCGAGGAGATTATCGCCGACGCCGAGGCTGACGCCGACCAGATCCGCGAGGAACGCGAGACCGAGGTCGAGCGGACCATCGAGCAGGAGCGAGAGCAGCGACTCTCCTCTGCGAAGCTCGAGGCCAAACAGGCTCGACTTAACGCCCGGCGTGATATCCTCGAAGACGTTCACGGCGACGTCGAGGACGCGCTTGCGGCCCTCGAAGGGGACCGACGAGAGGAACTGACACGCGCACTGCTTGACGCCGCTGTCGATGAATTCGACGACAGCGACGAGCTATCGGTGTCTGGCCGTGCGTCGGACCAGTCGCTTCTTGAGGATATACTCGATGACTACGACAGCGCGACGTACGCCGGCGAGCGGGATTGCCTCGGCGGCGTCGTCGTCGAGAGCAACGAGTCACGAGTTCGTGTGAACAACACGTTTGATTCCATCCTTGAGGATGTCTGGGAGGACAACCTGAAAGCAATCAGCGACCGCCTGTTCGAAGACCAATGA
- a CDS encoding AAA family ATPase, translated as MTVIGIVGLPGSGKSEAANVAAEMDVPIVTMGDVIREECRDRGLNPATDHGTVAKALREENGPAAIAERSLPMIEAELESNDTVLIDGIRSDVEVEAFESAFGDTFLLVEIDAPFELRADRLDIRGRDTSVEDGGESLEDRDARELGFGMGEAMEMADLTIENTETLAAFQRTVRTLIRDGPEVLDQ; from the coding sequence ATGACAGTTATCGGTATCGTCGGGCTGCCGGGCAGCGGGAAAAGCGAGGCAGCGAACGTCGCCGCTGAGATGGACGTGCCGATCGTGACGATGGGCGACGTCATCCGCGAGGAGTGCCGTGACCGCGGGCTCAACCCCGCAACGGACCACGGGACGGTCGCGAAGGCACTCCGAGAGGAGAACGGGCCCGCCGCCATCGCCGAGCGCTCGCTACCGATGATCGAGGCGGAACTCGAATCGAACGACACCGTCCTCATCGACGGTATCCGGTCGGACGTAGAGGTCGAAGCGTTCGAATCGGCGTTCGGCGACACGTTCCTGCTCGTCGAGATAGACGCTCCGTTTGAACTGCGGGCCGACCGCCTCGACATCCGTGGACGGGACACCTCGGTGGAAGACGGTGGCGAATCGCTTGAGGACCGCGACGCTCGCGAACTCGGCTTCGGGATGGGCGAGGCCATGGAGATGGCCGACCTGACTATCGAGAACACGGAGACGCTGGCCGCGTTCCAGCGGACCGTTCGCACACTGATTCGGGATGGACCGGAGGTACTCGACCAATGA
- a CDS encoding methyltransferase domain-containing protein encodes MGVLENKARARTFYKYLSKVYDQINPFIWDERMRDEAIAMLDLSPDDKVLDVGCGTGFATEGLLEHVDTVYGLDQSPHQLSKAFEKFGKFGDVRYHLGDAERLPFKDDSFDAVWSSGSIEYWPNPVNALAECRRLTKPGGKVLIVGPDYPNSTVFQKMADAIMLFYDEEEADRMFTEAGFEEFEHHIQQSRPGSPRAITTIAEVPE; translated from the coding sequence ATGGGAGTCCTCGAGAACAAAGCCCGCGCGCGGACGTTCTACAAGTATCTCTCGAAGGTGTACGACCAGATCAACCCCTTCATCTGGGACGAACGGATGCGCGACGAGGCAATCGCAATGCTCGACCTTTCGCCCGACGACAAGGTCCTTGATGTCGGCTGTGGCACCGGCTTCGCCACCGAGGGGCTGCTCGAACACGTGGATACGGTCTACGGGCTTGACCAGAGCCCCCACCAGCTCTCGAAAGCCTTCGAGAAGTTCGGGAAGTTCGGTGACGTACGCTACCACCTCGGTGACGCTGAACGACTCCCGTTCAAGGACGACAGCTTCGACGCGGTGTGGTCCTCGGGGTCTATTGAGTACTGGCCCAACCCCGTCAACGCGCTTGCTGAGTGCCGCCGACTGACCAAACCCGGTGGCAAGGTTCTCATCGTCGGCCCCGACTATCCGAACTCGACTGTCTTCCAGAAGATGGCCGACGCCATCATGCTGTTTTACGATGAGGAGGAGGCCGACCGGATGTTCACCGAGGCCGGATTTGAGGAGTTCGAACATCACATCCAACAGTCCCGGCCGGGCAGTCCGCGTGCGATTACAACGATTGCAGAAGTGCCCGAGTAA
- a CDS encoding electron transfer flavoprotein subunit beta/FixA family protein: MKILVTVKEVAAVDDEFEIDGLAIDDRYVTADLNEWDEYAVEAAVQIQEAHDDVEVVTVTVGPSETDETIRQALAKGADRAIRVWDDALDDAGLLDPETKAEVLAAVAAEEDPDLVLTGVQSADDGFGATGVTLADKLDMEWGAVVNDLDLDPEAGVASVHRELEGGVEELTDIEIPAVLTIQTGINDPRYASLRGIRQAQSKELAEYGLTDIGLDASEIESPLEQTSLYEPETEGEATVFEGSPEETATELAELLAEKGVTN; this comes from the coding sequence ATGAAAATCCTTGTCACGGTAAAGGAGGTGGCAGCCGTCGACGACGAGTTCGAGATCGACGGCCTCGCTATCGACGACCGGTACGTCACAGCCGACCTCAACGAGTGGGACGAGTACGCTGTCGAAGCGGCCGTTCAGATACAGGAGGCCCACGACGATGTCGAGGTCGTCACTGTCACCGTCGGCCCATCCGAGACGGATGAGACAATCCGGCAGGCACTGGCGAAAGGGGCCGACCGCGCGATCCGTGTCTGGGACGACGCACTCGACGACGCCGGCCTGCTGGACCCCGAGACGAAGGCCGAGGTGCTGGCCGCCGTCGCTGCCGAGGAAGACCCCGATCTTGTGCTGACCGGCGTCCAGTCAGCCGATGACGGGTTCGGGGCGACTGGTGTCACGCTGGCCGATAAGCTTGACATGGAGTGGGGCGCTGTCGTCAACGACCTCGACCTTGATCCGGAGGCAGGTGTTGCCAGCGTCCACCGGGAACTGGAAGGCGGCGTCGAGGAACTCACCGACATTGAGATTCCGGCCGTACTGACGATACAGACCGGGATCAACGACCCACGCTACGCGAGTCTTCGGGGTATCCGGCAGGCCCAGAGCAAGGAACTCGCGGAGTACGGTCTGACAGATATCGGTCTTGACGCGTCTGAAATCGAGAGTCCGCTCGAACAGACCTCGCTGTACGAGCCTGAGACCGAGGGCGAGGCGACGGTGTTCGAGGGGAGTCCCGAGGAGACGGCGACCGAGTTGGCCGAGCTGCTGGCGGAGAAGGGGGTGACCAACTAA
- a CDS encoding molybdopterin-dependent oxidoreductase, with translation MTIRRLMPTPRAVDWGLFAAVATLLATGVATIFAGIPSSAWIIDLHALSGVVLTLLLPVKLRRVFHRVAPSRLTGTRLLSVGLAAVTLGALSTGVWWIFGGTLDLGPWGLFHLHVALGLLVPPLLLVHLRARLYSPAEATRGGRRDVLRYAGLVTAGALIWRVQRPVNDALDTAGADRRYTGSREEGTDDGNRFPVTSWVADDPDPVDAADWSLSVAGRVASPTSYAAGDLSPDATESAVLDCTSGWYSGHEWQGVRVGDLLDAADPDDAAAWVQFRSVTGYRWSLPLSEARDAVLATHVDGERLAHGHGYPLRLVAPGRRGFQWVKWVESVRVSKRRELGEWLAIFVSGL, from the coding sequence ATGACCATCCGCCGGCTGATGCCAACGCCACGGGCGGTCGACTGGGGGCTGTTTGCGGCGGTGGCGACACTGCTTGCCACCGGTGTCGCCACCATCTTCGCAGGCATCCCCAGCAGTGCGTGGATAATCGACCTCCACGCACTCTCCGGCGTGGTGCTGACGCTTCTGTTGCCGGTGAAGCTTCGCCGCGTCTTCCACCGCGTCGCCCCGTCGCGGCTGACCGGTACCCGTCTCCTCTCGGTCGGTCTGGCCGCCGTCACACTGGGCGCGCTCAGTACCGGCGTCTGGTGGATCTTCGGCGGTACGCTCGACCTCGGCCCGTGGGGGCTGTTTCACCTCCACGTCGCGCTCGGCCTACTGGTCCCGCCATTGTTACTGGTGCATCTCCGCGCCCGGCTCTACTCGCCGGCGGAGGCCACCCGCGGCGGCCGCCGGGACGTTCTCCGGTACGCTGGCTTGGTGACCGCGGGAGCGCTCATCTGGCGAGTTCAGAGGCCGGTCAACGACGCACTCGACACAGCCGGCGCGGACCGCCGGTACACCGGGTCACGTGAGGAGGGGACCGACGACGGCAACCGGTTCCCCGTCACCAGCTGGGTCGCCGACGACCCGGACCCGGTCGACGCTGCCGACTGGTCGCTGTCGGTCGCTGGCCGCGTCGCCAGCCCAACCAGCTACGCTGCCGGCGACCTCTCCCCGGACGCAACCGAGTCGGCGGTGCTTGACTGCACGAGCGGCTGGTACTCCGGGCACGAGTGGCAGGGCGTCCGCGTCGGCGACCTGCTCGACGCCGCCGACCCCGACGACGCGGCGGCGTGGGTCCAGTTCCGGTCGGTGACCGGCTACCGCTGGAGCCTCCCGCTGTCGGAGGCACGCGATGCCGTGCTGGCTACCCACGTCGACGGCGAGCGTCTGGCCCACGGTCACGGCTACCCGCTCCGACTTGTCGCGCCTGGTCGTCGGGGTTTCCAGTGGGTGAAGTGGGTCGAGTCAGTGCGAGTCAGCAAGCGCCGCGAACTCGGGGAGTGGCTTGCGATATTCGTGAGCGGACTTTGA
- a CDS encoding lamin tail domain-containing protein, with the protein MRWPVFGFVVVVLVVAAGCSGFAGSPSQSAGTAVDDQSGVNVPQATVTVTVTAVVDGDTIQVAYENGTGDTVRLVGVDTPEVHTENDPAEFEGVPETDDGASCLRGAGTNASSLAKQRLLGETVGLAFDQNLNRRGYYDRLLAYVVHDETLFNYRLVETGHARVYDSEFERAELFYAAEEAARSDRRGLWRCTDPSAVTRTAIPDGGTESASGIALAEIHPDAAGNDNENLNDEYITLTNTNDAPLDLSGWTVSDDVGHQYTFANLTLDSNGSVTLYTGSGTDTDTTRYWGRNGAVWNNDGDTVIVRNASGETVLRQSY; encoded by the coding sequence ATGCGATGGCCTGTGTTCGGTTTTGTCGTCGTCGTTCTCGTGGTTGCTGCCGGCTGTAGCGGTTTCGCCGGCTCACCATCGCAGTCGGCGGGGACCGCCGTCGACGACCAGTCTGGTGTCAACGTGCCACAAGCAACTGTCACCGTGACGGTCACTGCTGTCGTCGACGGTGACACAATACAGGTCGCCTACGAGAACGGCACCGGTGACACAGTCCGACTCGTCGGCGTCGATACCCCCGAAGTCCATACCGAGAACGACCCCGCGGAATTCGAAGGCGTCCCAGAAACTGACGATGGGGCGTCTTGCCTCCGCGGGGCCGGCACGAACGCGTCGTCGCTCGCTAAACAGCGGCTCCTCGGCGAGACCGTTGGACTCGCGTTCGACCAGAATCTGAACCGGCGCGGCTACTACGATCGGCTGCTGGCCTACGTTGTCCACGACGAGACGCTGTTCAACTACCGGCTTGTCGAAACCGGTCATGCGCGCGTGTACGACAGCGAATTCGAACGAGCCGAACTATTCTACGCCGCCGAGGAGGCTGCCCGCTCCGACCGGCGCGGCCTCTGGCGCTGTACGGACCCGAGTGCGGTGACTCGAACGGCTATCCCCGACGGTGGGACTGAGAGCGCCAGCGGCATCGCACTTGCCGAAATCCACCCCGATGCGGCAGGCAACGACAACGAGAACCTGAACGACGAGTACATCACACTCACGAACACCAACGATGCGCCGCTCGATCTCTCCGGGTGGACGGTCAGCGACGACGTGGGCCACCAGTATACGTTCGCGAACTTGACCCTCGATTCAAACGGCTCAGTGACCCTCTACACCGGCAGCGGCACCGACACTGACACGACGCGGTACTGGGGCCGGAACGGGGCAGTCTGGAACAACGACGGCGACACGGTTATCGTTCGGAACGCCAGCGGCGAGACGGTTCTTCGACAGTCGTACTGA
- a CDS encoding polyprenyl synthetase family protein, whose protein sequence is MEYLERRRDRVEERLEAVLDSVEPEELADEVRHVALSGGKRVRPTVTVLVCEALGGEPADAVDFAVGIELVHNASLVIDDIIDESELRRGSPAAWEAFGHGPAIIASDGLLGEAFNLFSTDERAMQTVSESMVELGEGEAMELVAEPSNEKEYMELARRKTGALFRAAAELGAIAADSDPYTVEAVGQYAERVGVAFQMRDDVLDATADAETLGKPAGTDAEMQRPSLVEVTELTTEEANDRARAESDAALESLSTIDAPESQSMEYLRDLAEFVVVRER, encoded by the coding sequence ATGGAGTATCTCGAGCGCCGGCGCGACCGGGTCGAGGAGCGCCTAGAGGCGGTTCTCGACAGCGTGGAGCCGGAGGAACTCGCAGACGAAGTGCGTCACGTGGCGCTTTCCGGGGGGAAGCGGGTGCGGCCGACGGTGACAGTGCTGGTGTGTGAGGCGCTGGGTGGGGAGCCAGCGGACGCCGTTGATTTCGCAGTCGGCATCGAACTCGTTCACAACGCCTCGCTGGTCATCGACGACATCATCGACGAGTCAGAACTCCGGCGGGGGTCCCCGGCCGCCTGGGAGGCCTTCGGCCACGGCCCAGCCATTATCGCCTCCGACGGTCTGCTCGGCGAAGCGTTCAATCTCTTTTCCACGGACGAGCGTGCCATGCAGACCGTCTCCGAGTCGATGGTCGAACTGGGCGAGGGCGAGGCGATGGAACTGGTCGCGGAGCCCTCCAACGAGAAGGAGTACATGGAGTTGGCTCGCAGGAAAACCGGGGCGCTGTTCCGCGCTGCGGCGGAACTTGGAGCCATCGCCGCCGACTCGGACCCGTACACGGTCGAGGCAGTTGGCCAGTACGCTGAACGGGTCGGTGTAGCCTTCCAGATGCGCGACGACGTGCTCGATGCAACGGCAGACGCCGAAACGCTGGGCAAGCCGGCTGGGACCGACGCGGAGATGCAGCGACCATCGCTAGTGGAAGTGACGGAGCTGACAACCGAGGAGGCAAACGACCGAGCGCGGGCCGAATCCGACGCCGCCCTCGAGTCGCTGTCGACCATCGACGCCCCGGAGTCCCAGTCGATGGAGTACCTGCGCGACCTCGCGGAGTTCGTCGTTGTCCGCGAACGGTGA
- the ahaH gene encoding ATP synthase archaeal subunit H — MPRPEVLDRIQEAEQEADEIVEEAEQDREDRIAEAREEADEIRESAREEAEAAAERRLEAAREEIEAEREQIIEDGESARDDLEQQASEQIDEVVEYVTDLFEEAVHAQT; from the coding sequence ATGCCACGGCCAGAAGTTCTTGACAGGATACAGGAGGCCGAGCAGGAGGCCGACGAGATCGTCGAAGAGGCCGAACAAGACCGCGAAGACCGCATCGCGGAGGCTCGCGAGGAGGCCGACGAGATCCGCGAATCCGCGCGGGAAGAGGCCGAGGCGGCTGCTGAGCGCCGTCTCGAAGCGGCTCGCGAAGAGATCGAGGCCGAACGCGAGCAGATCATCGAAGACGGTGAGAGCGCTCGCGACGACCTCGAACAGCAGGCCAGTGAACAGATCGACGAGGTAGTCGAATACGTCACAGACCTGTTTGAGGAGGCGGTGCATGCTCAGACCTGA
- a CDS encoding electron transfer flavoprotein subunit alpha/FixB family protein has product MSVLAIAEHRRGELRPVSLEQLAAGRDLADKLDCELHTAVIGGDVEAFGAKLNREGVDTVHTVDIGEEFNHDVYTQVVTQLTTELDPTVLLMPNSVNGLDYAPAVANRLDRPLVTDVVDIDAENGLTATRELYGSKAETTIDVHADQAAVTIRPAEWPTIETEGDAAIEAFDASIDESAVKSTVKGFEEVGGGDIDITDADVLVSVGRGIEEEENLDIIHDLAEALDATVSGSRPLIDNGWLAKDRQVGQSGKVVTPDVYIAIGISGAVQHVAGMKGSDTIVAINTDPNAPIFDIADYGIQDDLFEVVPALIEQFQ; this is encoded by the coding sequence ATGTCGGTCCTTGCTATCGCCGAACACCGGCGCGGGGAGCTCCGACCAGTGAGCTTGGAACAGTTAGCAGCCGGTCGCGATCTCGCCGACAAACTCGACTGCGAGCTACACACCGCCGTTATCGGCGGGGATGTCGAAGCGTTCGGGGCGAAGCTGAACCGCGAGGGCGTTGACACCGTCCACACTGTCGATATCGGCGAGGAGTTCAACCACGACGTGTACACGCAGGTTGTCACTCAGTTGACCACGGAACTGGATCCAACCGTTCTCCTGATGCCGAACAGCGTTAATGGGCTTGATTACGCGCCAGCAGTCGCAAACCGGCTAGACCGGCCGCTTGTGACCGACGTGGTTGACATCGACGCTGAGAACGGCCTCACCGCTACCAGAGAGCTGTACGGCTCAAAAGCCGAGACGACAATCGACGTCCACGCTGACCAAGCGGCCGTGACTATCCGCCCAGCTGAATGGCCGACAATCGAGACAGAGGGCGACGCCGCCATCGAGGCGTTCGACGCGAGCATCGACGAGAGCGCCGTCAAGTCTACGGTAAAGGGCTTCGAGGAAGTCGGCGGTGGCGATATCGACATCACCGACGCCGACGTGCTGGTGTCTGTCGGCCGCGGGATCGAGGAAGAAGAGAATCTGGATATCATTCACGACCTCGCTGAGGCGCTGGACGCAACGGTGTCGGGTTCGCGGCCGCTCATCGACAATGGCTGGCTGGCGAAGGACCGCCAAGTCGGCCAGAGCGGGAAAGTCGTCACCCCGGACGTGTACATCGCCATCGGTATCTCCGGGGCCGTACAGCACGTCGCCGGAATGAAGGGGTCAGATACGATCGTCGCTATCAACACCGATCCGAACGCGCCGATATTCGATATCGCCGACTACGGCATCCAGGACGACCTGTTCGAGGTCGTCCCGGCACTCATCGAGCAGTTCCAGTAG